The following proteins are encoded in a genomic region of Sorangiineae bacterium MSr12523:
- a CDS encoding peptidase domain-containing ABC transporter, with the protein MNLDSIAETMQKHPALAGLGKLAPRKRVPVLVQLEAADCGPTSLQMVLAYHGLEVRLDELRVATGCNRDGVNALSLVQCARDYGLSARGVRIELDDLRHLDPASILHWGFAHFVVFESITGDKVHIVDPAVGRRELTLEEVSESFTGVALLFEVQDGFQKGKLDKPLRSYLKKTLRGSNDWLRVIAMSVVLQLCGLILPFINGRVVDRVIPHADRHLLLVMILGLITVALFEFFATVARSNLLLNLRTRLDAQMTLGFLDHMLSLPYSFFQRRHAGDLMMRLNSNAQIREILSSGVLSGAIDGLLVVVYLALLLALSWKIALVAIVLVAIEAAVCLIIRKRQQALMTSAQQKQSESESNLVELLSGIETLKTTGCEGRAAQRWSNLFVEVMNISIQRGRMSAWSDSLLHIVSTLSPFVLLIFGTYEAMAGDITLGSMFSALSFANGFITPVSNLVGLFTQFQLVGVYIDRIEDVMSTEKEQIRTDLRMAPRLQGGIHVDNVSFRYGPKSKLVVQNVSLSIQPRQSVALVGRSGSGKSTLAALLAGLYTPTEGKISYDGMNLADLHLPSLRRQIGIVIQRPYVFGTSIRSNITQGDSSIELHAVERAARAAVIHDDILEMPMGYETPLTAGGGTLSGGQRQRLALAGALLKKPPILLLDEATSALDNLTERAVHENIDRLGCTRIIIAHRLSTIRRADVILVMQDGVLVEQGNHRSLLELGGVYASLVAAQTSEGEAYDFSMEGAA; encoded by the coding sequence GTGAATCTCGACTCCATCGCTGAAACCATGCAGAAGCACCCCGCGCTGGCGGGGTTGGGCAAGCTCGCACCGCGCAAGCGCGTTCCCGTTCTCGTCCAGCTCGAGGCCGCGGATTGTGGCCCCACCAGCCTGCAGATGGTGCTCGCCTACCACGGTCTGGAGGTTCGCCTCGACGAGCTGCGCGTGGCCACCGGCTGCAACCGCGATGGGGTCAATGCCCTTTCCCTGGTGCAGTGTGCGCGGGATTATGGACTATCGGCGCGCGGCGTGCGCATCGAGCTGGACGATCTCCGTCACCTCGACCCCGCGTCCATTCTGCATTGGGGATTTGCTCATTTCGTGGTTTTCGAGTCCATCACCGGCGACAAGGTCCACATCGTGGACCCCGCCGTGGGCCGGCGCGAGCTCACCTTGGAGGAGGTGAGCGAGTCGTTCACCGGTGTGGCGCTGCTCTTCGAGGTGCAGGACGGCTTCCAAAAGGGCAAATTGGACAAGCCCCTGCGCAGCTACCTGAAGAAAACGCTGCGCGGCTCGAACGACTGGCTCCGTGTGATTGCCATGTCCGTGGTGCTTCAACTTTGCGGCCTGATTCTCCCGTTCATCAATGGTCGCGTGGTCGATCGGGTCATTCCCCACGCCGATCGGCACCTGCTCCTTGTGATGATCCTCGGCCTGATCACCGTGGCGCTGTTCGAGTTTTTCGCCACCGTGGCCCGCTCGAACCTGCTCCTCAATTTGCGCACGCGGCTCGATGCGCAGATGACCCTCGGCTTCTTGGATCACATGCTCTCCCTGCCGTACTCCTTCTTTCAGCGGCGGCACGCGGGCGACTTGATGATGCGCCTCAATAGCAATGCGCAGATTCGTGAAATCCTGAGCTCGGGCGTGCTGAGCGGGGCTATCGATGGCCTTTTGGTGGTGGTCTATTTGGCATTGCTTCTGGCATTGAGCTGGAAGATTGCCCTGGTGGCCATCGTGCTCGTGGCCATCGAGGCCGCGGTTTGCTTGATCATTCGAAAACGGCAGCAGGCCTTGATGACGAGCGCGCAGCAAAAGCAGTCGGAGAGCGAAAGCAACTTGGTCGAACTGCTCAGCGGCATCGAGACCCTGAAGACGACCGGCTGCGAAGGTCGTGCCGCCCAGCGGTGGTCCAACCTATTCGTCGAGGTGATGAACATCTCCATTCAGCGCGGTCGCATGTCCGCGTGGTCCGATTCGCTGCTCCACATCGTGTCCACGTTGAGCCCCTTCGTGCTCCTCATTTTCGGCACCTACGAGGCGATGGCCGGGGACATCACCTTGGGCAGCATGTTCAGCGCCCTCTCGTTCGCGAACGGCTTCATTACGCCGGTATCGAACCTGGTCGGGCTCTTTACGCAGTTTCAGCTGGTCGGCGTGTACATCGACCGCATCGAGGACGTGATGTCCACGGAGAAAGAACAAATTCGCACGGACTTGCGCATGGCCCCGCGTCTGCAGGGCGGCATCCACGTCGACAATGTGTCGTTTCGATATGGGCCCAAAAGCAAATTGGTCGTCCAAAATGTATCGCTCTCCATCCAGCCGAGGCAGTCAGTGGCATTGGTGGGGCGATCGGGCTCGGGAAAATCCACATTGGCCGCGCTGCTCGCGGGCCTCTACACGCCGACAGAGGGCAAAATTTCGTACGATGGGATGAACCTCGCCGATCTGCATTTGCCCAGCCTGCGGCGGCAAATTGGCATCGTCATTCAAAGGCCGTACGTCTTCGGCACGTCCATTCGAAGCAACATCACGCAAGGCGATTCCTCGATTGAGTTGCACGCCGTCGAGCGGGCGGCGAGGGCGGCGGTCATTCACGACGATATTCTGGAAATGCCCATGGGCTACGAGACGCCGCTCACCGCGGGCGGGGGAACGCTGTCGGGCGGGCAACGGCAGCGGCTTGCGTTGGCCGGGGCGCTTTTGAAGAAGCCGCCGATTCTCCTGCTCGACGAGGCGACCAGCGCGCTGGACAACCTGACCGAGCGCGCCGTGCACGAGAACATCGATCGACTGGGGTGCACGCGCATCATCATCGCGCATCGACTCAGCACGATCCGGCGGGCGGACGTCATTCTGGTGATGCAGGACGGCGTGCTCGTGGAGCAGGGCAACCATCGTTCGCTGCTCGAACTCGGCGGCGTCTACGCATCGCTGGTGGCCGCGCAGACCTCCGAGGGGGAGGCCTACGACTTTTCCATGGAGGGTGCCGCATGA
- a CDS encoding TetR/AcrR family transcriptional regulator, with product MAGRPREFDRDEALLRARDAFWARGYEGTSMSDLVSEMGIASARIYAAFGSKEDLFREAVLLYEAREGGFATRALAEEPTARSAIERMMREAAATYTRPGKPRGCMVVTAATNIAKDNDPILAWLTEHRRARTASIVRRLEQAVVEGELAPDTDAQALGDLFAILMHGISVQARDGVSEERLLAVLPLAMDAFDRHAPAKKRGVVGASAVRRER from the coding sequence ATGGCCGGCCGACCCCGGGAATTCGATCGCGACGAAGCGCTCCTCAGAGCGCGCGATGCCTTTTGGGCGCGCGGCTACGAGGGGACGTCCATGTCGGACTTGGTGTCCGAGATGGGCATCGCCTCGGCGCGCATTTATGCGGCGTTCGGCTCGAAGGAGGACCTGTTTCGCGAGGCGGTGCTTCTCTACGAGGCGCGCGAAGGCGGATTCGCCACGCGCGCCCTCGCGGAGGAACCCACCGCGCGCAGTGCCATCGAGCGCATGATGCGCGAAGCGGCCGCCACCTACACCCGCCCCGGCAAGCCGCGCGGATGCATGGTGGTGACGGCGGCGACCAACATCGCCAAAGACAACGACCCCATCTTGGCCTGGCTCACCGAGCACCGGCGCGCCCGCACGGCGTCCATCGTGCGGCGCCTGGAGCAAGCCGTCGTCGAGGGCGAGCTCGCCCCCGACACCGACGCCCAGGCCCTGGGCGATCTCTTTGCCATCTTGATGCACGGCATCTCCGTCCAAGCGCGCGACGGCGTGTCCGAGGAGCGGCTCCTCGCCGTCCTGCCCCTCGCCATGGACGCCTTCGACCGGCATGCGCCGGCCAAGAAGCGTGGCGTCGTTGGCGCCTCGGCGGTTCGACGGGAGCGGTGA
- a CDS encoding HlyD family efflux transporter periplasmic adaptor subunit yields MRDFPRFRAPRAWPRSCIGALGPMTFQLFRKAAIDHQAGEHLDGDVLRVQTRWTKWSLRLIGIAAVVALVFVIVFDVTEYAEGAAIVRVEGRRPMLTMVGGIVEAVHVQPGQHVEKDQWLATVSAPLEEAEYRRANTEFRLSLAALLRDPSDHTAKATLASLKPKRDSSAQIANARFIRAPHAGIVTDVRVRPGQYLTPNEVVCGIAPEGAEVSLIGLMPGEYRPMLRAGQPLRFSLSGYKFEYRNVEVESVGEEVVGPTEMRRYLGQEVGDAIALPGPTVLVKARLPSHTFTTEGQTFSYAEGLTGLASVRVRKEPILVVLIPALKAIRPRH; encoded by the coding sequence GTGCGCGATTTTCCGCGATTTCGCGCACCGCGGGCTTGGCCGCGCTCGTGCATCGGTGCCCTCGGGCCGATGACCTTTCAGCTCTTTCGCAAAGCCGCCATCGATCACCAAGCCGGTGAACACCTCGACGGCGACGTCCTGCGCGTACAGACGAGGTGGACGAAATGGTCGCTGCGCCTGATTGGCATAGCCGCCGTGGTCGCCTTGGTCTTCGTCATCGTTTTCGACGTCACCGAGTACGCCGAGGGTGCGGCCATCGTTCGCGTCGAAGGGCGCCGGCCCATGCTCACCATGGTGGGGGGCATCGTCGAGGCCGTGCACGTGCAGCCCGGGCAGCACGTGGAAAAGGACCAATGGCTCGCCACGGTGTCGGCGCCGCTCGAGGAGGCCGAATACCGGCGGGCCAATACCGAATTTCGACTCAGCCTCGCCGCCCTGCTTCGCGATCCCTCGGACCACACGGCGAAGGCCACGTTGGCCTCGCTCAAGCCCAAACGCGATAGCTCGGCGCAAATTGCCAATGCGCGCTTCATTCGTGCGCCGCACGCAGGCATCGTCACCGATGTTCGCGTGCGCCCGGGGCAGTACCTCACCCCGAACGAGGTCGTGTGCGGCATTGCGCCGGAAGGCGCCGAGGTCTCGCTCATCGGGCTCATGCCCGGCGAATACCGCCCCATGCTGCGCGCGGGCCAGCCGCTGCGCTTTTCCTTGAGCGGTTACAAATTCGAATACCGCAACGTCGAAGTCGAATCCGTGGGCGAAGAAGTCGTGGGCCCCACGGAAATGCGCCGCTACCTCGGCCAGGAGGTGGGCGATGCCATCGCGCTCCCCGGCCCGACGGTGCTGGTGAAAGCACGTCTTCCGTCGCACACCTTCACCACCGAGGGGCAAACCTTTTCCTACGCCGAAGGATTGACCGGGCTGGCCAGCGTCCGCGTTCGCAAGGAGCCCATTCTGGTCGTGCTCATTCCCGCGCTCAAAGCCATTCGCCCGCGTCACTAA
- a CDS encoding HlyD family efflux transporter periplasmic adaptor subunit → MKALRTLGTSLLVTLAGYTVPKYGWPIVLEQARAQMDAAHREPEAPPDPGAKQKVIDPWTGVLLAPAVELTARLDARLAKVYVRVGDTVHEGDVLAELDTTVQQHEIAAAEAAVRASRAEAWQASVSLAQARDRQARRGAVVKYGNTELPIVSAEELAGSRFDSLAASSRVSSAAASADERQARLGQLRALVDQATVRAPFDGAIATRYFEPGAIVRSGMSLVRLVGSGGLRVRFAVPEAEGTSVSMASKVVLECNGRTLHATVDRIAPEVESSSGTVFVEAAVAAQESEHDALAGRVVAVRAAPALGEAAP, encoded by the coding sequence ATGAAGGCGCTGCGAACGTTGGGAACGAGTCTCTTGGTGACCCTTGCCGGTTACACAGTGCCCAAATATGGATGGCCCATCGTCCTGGAGCAGGCCCGCGCGCAAATGGACGCTGCGCACCGCGAGCCGGAGGCGCCGCCCGACCCCGGCGCGAAGCAAAAGGTCATCGACCCGTGGACGGGGGTTCTCCTCGCACCGGCCGTCGAGTTGACCGCGCGCCTCGATGCGCGATTGGCCAAGGTGTACGTGCGCGTCGGGGATACCGTGCACGAGGGCGACGTGCTCGCGGAGCTCGACACCACCGTGCAGCAGCACGAGATTGCCGCGGCGGAAGCTGCCGTTCGCGCATCCCGTGCCGAGGCCTGGCAGGCCAGCGTCTCGCTCGCGCAGGCGCGGGATCGGCAGGCGCGCCGTGGCGCGGTCGTCAAATATGGGAATACCGAATTGCCCATCGTGTCGGCCGAGGAGCTGGCCGGCTCGCGTTTCGATTCGCTGGCGGCCAGCAGCCGCGTGAGCTCGGCGGCCGCGAGCGCCGACGAGCGCCAGGCGCGGCTCGGGCAATTGCGCGCCTTGGTCGACCAAGCCACGGTGCGCGCGCCCTTCGATGGGGCCATCGCCACGCGCTATTTCGAGCCCGGGGCCATCGTGCGCTCGGGCATGTCCTTGGTGCGTCTCGTGGGCTCCGGCGGTCTTCGCGTGCGCTTTGCCGTGCCCGAGGCCGAGGGCACTTCCGTGAGCATGGCCTCCAAGGTCGTCTTGGAGTGCAACGGCCGCACGTTGCACGCGACCGTCGATCGCATTGCGCCCGAGGTGGAGTCGAGCTCGGGCACCGTCTTCGTGGAGGCCGCCGTTGCCGCGCAGGAAAGCGAGCATGACGCCCTCGCAGGCCGCGTCGTGGCCGTGCGCGCCGCCCCGGCCCTGGGCGAAGCCGCGCCCTAA
- a CDS encoding helix-turn-helix transcriptional regulator, whose protein sequence is MSARALAIGNLIALAERATEHQGTNVTAADGARLLAYACRSRERMAQVAVESPWMVFVLEGHKRVDMGATYIVRAGEALLLPRGTSLGITNVPDPASQSYRALAVEILGDSHARLLRHHADLAHDTWLTGKAHTLRVGLTALQALAHFCETLLDPGAHPRILHHRLEGLLLALLVEDEVPQTAMARAQVSTDVGRAVRLLVREAPDAPWPAQSVARRLGLSPATLRRRLGRDGTTLREILLDERLQLAKVLLGDGRLAVADVARRCGYASAGKFSRQFARRFGIAPSAAR, encoded by the coding sequence ATGTCGGCTCGGGCCCTTGCCATCGGGAACTTGATTGCACTCGCCGAAAGGGCGACGGAGCATCAGGGCACCAACGTGACCGCCGCCGACGGAGCGCGCCTGCTGGCCTATGCGTGCCGCTCGCGCGAGCGCATGGCGCAGGTCGCGGTGGAGTCGCCCTGGATGGTGTTCGTCCTCGAGGGGCACAAGCGCGTCGACATGGGGGCGACGTACATCGTCCGCGCCGGCGAGGCGCTGCTCTTGCCGCGGGGCACATCGCTGGGCATCACCAACGTGCCCGATCCCGCGTCGCAGAGCTACCGTGCGCTGGCCGTGGAAATTCTGGGCGATTCGCACGCGCGCCTGCTCCGGCACCACGCGGACTTGGCACACGATACGTGGCTCACGGGCAAGGCGCACACCTTGCGGGTCGGCCTCACGGCGTTGCAGGCGCTCGCGCATTTCTGCGAGACGCTGCTCGATCCGGGTGCGCATCCGCGCATTTTGCATCACCGGCTCGAGGGGCTCTTGCTCGCGCTTCTCGTGGAGGACGAGGTGCCGCAGACCGCGATGGCGCGCGCCCAAGTGTCGACCGACGTGGGGCGCGCCGTGCGTCTTCTCGTGCGCGAGGCGCCCGATGCTCCATGGCCCGCGCAGAGCGTGGCGCGCCGGCTGGGGCTCTCACCCGCGACCTTGCGACGCCGCCTCGGCCGCGATGGCACCACCTTGCGCGAGATCCTTCTCGACGAGCGCCTGCAGCTGGCCAAGGTGCTGCTCGGCGACGGCCGGCTCGCGGTGGCGGACGTCGCCCGGCGATGCGGATATGCCTCGGCAGGGAAATTCTCTCGCCAATTCGCGCGGCGCTTCGGCATCGCCCCGAGCGCCGCGCGCTGA
- the budA gene encoding acetolactate decarboxylase: MRMHRWTSRFVFISCIVSAGCAGSPKPAPTNHEVTSATQQDARGREDAWKKSTLTQFGTLEQLIRGAYDGPAFVGDLAPNGDFGLGTFNALDGEMVVLDGVVYKVRSDGIPRVAERNEHTPFAAVTFFHADQRVPVNAPVANLAALQTLITNASPDASRMLALKVHGTFATLKLRAPQRQSLPYPPLSEATKTQVEFTHANVTGTMVGFRLPQFLGTTNATGYHFHFVSDDHQKGGHVLDASTSVATIDVQTLDRLRFSVGN, encoded by the coding sequence ATGCGCATGCATCGTTGGACATCGCGGTTCGTTTTCATCTCGTGCATCGTTTCTGCAGGTTGCGCCGGCTCACCCAAGCCCGCGCCAACGAACCACGAGGTCACCAGCGCCACGCAGCAGGACGCACGCGGGCGCGAAGATGCATGGAAGAAGTCGACGCTCACGCAATTCGGCACGCTCGAGCAGCTCATTCGCGGCGCGTACGACGGGCCGGCATTCGTGGGCGATCTCGCGCCCAACGGTGACTTCGGCCTCGGCACCTTCAATGCACTCGACGGCGAAATGGTCGTCCTCGACGGCGTCGTCTACAAGGTGCGATCGGACGGCATTCCGCGCGTGGCCGAACGCAACGAGCACACGCCCTTTGCGGCCGTGACCTTCTTCCACGCGGATCAGCGCGTCCCGGTCAATGCACCGGTGGCCAATCTCGCGGCGCTGCAGACGCTCATCACCAATGCGTCCCCCGATGCGAGCCGCATGCTCGCCCTCAAGGTGCACGGTACATTCGCCACGCTGAAACTACGCGCCCCGCAGCGCCAATCGCTCCCGTACCCGCCGCTCTCGGAGGCGACGAAGACGCAGGTGGAGTTCACGCACGCGAACGTGACGGGCACCATGGTGGGCTTCCGCCTGCCGCAATTCCTCGGCACGACGAACGCCACCGGTTACCATTTCCACTTCGTCTCGGACGACCACCAGAAAGGCGGCCACGTCCTCGACGCTTCCACCAGCGTGGCGACCATCGACGTGCAGACGCTGGACCGCCTGCGATTCTCGGTGGGTAACTAA
- a CDS encoding discoidin domain-containing protein codes for MGQETRPDHRRTVGRALVALGVLTLALESGACSSDERTNGEAVADDDIGKTASPATAYPAGRGAAVPWIEHQAEDNPTNAQVIGPSRIKWDSNHIEAEAIGRKAVRLTQTGHYVSFHTTAAANSIVVRYSIPDAPGGGGIDKTLGLYVNGTRVKTLNLTSRYAWSYKGGLIGDPIVDKPAEQPHTFFDEVHVLLDSIPVGAEVKLQRDAQDDAAFYVIDLVDFEQVAPPKTMPAGFRSITEFGVQPNDGLNHAAEIQNALRATSKLWFPPGEYLATSISGGNVGLDNPGTEVRGAGEWYTTLRGPKALFFCIGANTKCVYGDFAVFGEAKARAEETQGVQKAFAGPLGNGSLLEHLWIEHEVGAIWVGNDPPYQDAPTQNLTIRNCRIRNTYADGINLDNGTSNSLVENVHFRNTGDDAAVVWSIKWTKWVKEMTYRFGDGYIKPEAKNAPDQGIGHGNTFRHITVQMPWRANCFASYGGYDNHFEDSICEDVLTYPGILIDNEFSSYPFSAPVTVYKNISLNRAGGTMFFETTARPWNHGALKLYMREGDVNDILVDNVEIMEPTFSGIEFRGFGHAYAPPGERVSEEYLTAADNAKYTNVTLRNIKITGAGTYGIEIVDNATRGQVTFDGVSVAGSVKGPLDQGGAPGSFFNRVNSNPGWEPTGGGPNDAGTPDSGQPDSGQPGGNLALNKPISESSHTQNYAATNAVDGNASTYWESANNAFPQTLTVDLGTARNVNKIVLKLPPPSAWGARTQTLSVLGSTDGSNYGTILSSRGVNFDPATGNTATLTFTTTSQRYIRLNFTGNTGWPAGQVSEFEVYGP; via the coding sequence ATGGGTCAGGAAACACGGCCGGATCACCGGCGGACCGTTGGCCGCGCGCTCGTTGCGCTCGGCGTGCTCACGCTTGCATTGGAAAGCGGGGCATGTAGCTCGGACGAACGGACGAATGGGGAGGCAGTTGCAGACGACGACATTGGGAAGACCGCATCACCGGCGACCGCATATCCGGCCGGACGGGGGGCGGCAGTCCCATGGATCGAGCACCAGGCGGAAGACAATCCAACCAATGCGCAAGTCATCGGGCCTTCGCGCATCAAATGGGACTCGAACCACATCGAGGCAGAGGCCATTGGGCGCAAGGCGGTGCGCCTGACGCAGACAGGACACTACGTCTCATTTCATACGACGGCGGCGGCCAATTCGATTGTCGTGCGGTATTCCATTCCCGATGCTCCGGGCGGTGGAGGCATCGACAAGACCCTCGGTCTTTACGTGAATGGCACGCGCGTGAAGACGCTGAATCTCACCTCGCGCTACGCGTGGTCGTACAAGGGAGGCCTCATCGGCGACCCCATCGTCGACAAGCCCGCCGAGCAGCCGCACACCTTCTTCGACGAAGTGCACGTGCTGCTCGATTCCATTCCGGTGGGCGCCGAGGTGAAGCTGCAGCGCGATGCCCAAGACGATGCGGCCTTTTACGTCATCGACCTGGTGGACTTCGAGCAAGTGGCGCCGCCGAAGACGATGCCCGCGGGATTCCGATCCATCACGGAATTCGGCGTACAGCCCAACGACGGATTGAACCACGCGGCAGAAATCCAGAATGCGCTGCGCGCCACCTCCAAATTGTGGTTCCCGCCGGGCGAATATTTGGCCACCAGCATCTCCGGCGGCAATGTCGGATTGGACAATCCGGGCACCGAGGTGCGCGGCGCGGGCGAGTGGTACACGACCCTACGCGGGCCCAAAGCACTCTTCTTCTGCATTGGCGCCAATACCAAGTGCGTTTATGGCGATTTTGCCGTCTTCGGCGAAGCCAAGGCGCGCGCGGAGGAAACACAAGGCGTGCAAAAGGCGTTTGCCGGCCCGCTGGGCAATGGCTCGCTGCTCGAGCATCTGTGGATCGAACACGAGGTCGGCGCCATTTGGGTGGGCAACGATCCGCCGTACCAAGATGCGCCGACGCAGAATTTGACCATCCGCAATTGCCGCATTCGCAACACGTATGCCGACGGCATCAACCTGGACAACGGAACGTCGAATTCACTGGTCGAAAATGTTCACTTCCGCAATACGGGCGACGACGCGGCCGTCGTTTGGTCCATCAAATGGACCAAGTGGGTCAAGGAGATGACCTACCGCTTCGGCGACGGCTACATCAAGCCGGAGGCGAAGAATGCCCCCGACCAAGGCATTGGACACGGCAATACGTTCCGCCACATCACGGTGCAGATGCCATGGCGCGCGAATTGTTTTGCAAGCTATGGCGGGTACGACAACCACTTCGAGGATAGCATCTGCGAGGACGTCCTCACCTACCCCGGCATCCTCATCGACAACGAGTTTTCCTCGTATCCGTTCAGCGCACCGGTCACGGTTTACAAGAACATTTCGCTGAACCGGGCCGGTGGCACGATGTTCTTCGAAACCACGGCGCGGCCGTGGAACCACGGCGCGCTCAAGCTGTACATGCGCGAGGGCGACGTGAACGACATCCTCGTGGACAACGTGGAAATCATGGAGCCCACGTTCTCCGGCATCGAATTCCGCGGCTTCGGCCATGCTTATGCGCCGCCGGGCGAGCGCGTCTCCGAGGAGTATTTGACGGCAGCGGACAATGCCAAGTACACCAACGTCACCTTGCGCAACATCAAGATCACCGGCGCGGGCACGTACGGCATCGAAATCGTCGACAATGCCACGCGCGGACAGGTCACCTTCGATGGCGTGTCGGTTGCCGGCTCGGTGAAGGGGCCGCTCGATCAGGGCGGTGCGCCGGGGTCGTTCTTCAACCGGGTGAACTCGAACCCGGGTTGGGAGCCCACGGGCGGCGGCCCCAACGACGCGGGCACGCCTGACAGCGGGCAGCCCGATAGCGGGCAACCCGGCGGCAATCTGGCGCTGAACAAGCCGATCAGCGAGAGCAGCCACACGCAGAACTACGCGGCGACGAACGCCGTCGACGGCAATGCGAGCACCTACTGGGAAAGCGCCAACAACGCCTTCCCGCAGACGCTCACCGTCGACCTCGGAACCGCGCGCAACGTGAACAAGATCGTGCTCAAGCTCCCTCCGCCGTCGGCCTGGGGCGCGCGCACGCAGACATTGTCCGTGCTCGGCAGCACCGATGGTTCGAATTACGGCACCATCCTGAGCTCGCGCGGGGTCAACTTCGATCCGGCGACGGGCAACACCGCGACCTTGACCTTCACCACGACGTCGCAGCGGTACATTCGCCTGAACTTCACCGGCAATACGGGTTGGCCGGCCGGGCAGGTCTCGGAGTTCGAGGTGTATGGCCCCTGA
- a CDS encoding glycoside hydrolase family 88 protein, producing MRIRRFGSVTSWIAAAAISAGTAFHTAPAHAAPEAEPTVQAACPVTDAMIRAANYWVAHGTDLASTSWQNGSFYTGNLAVVLATGQSNHRTYPWAKANNYALDVDPNRPFSPDGQAVGEAYLDLHVHFHPEPENLVPLRQQILDEVASVQRGHVGYWNYAEALNRSMPSFARLGVMDGNTAVLEAMHELFHHAERVTGGGLFNELAGLWRHDAFTPVFGSRANGEAFAGLAKVLEALPTTDAHRAEYLRVFKRMAVTIKWTQRPDGFWNVDLLNPWKHAGPESGGTALLAYGVAWGVNHGVLDPAEYTSVATKAWQALQTKALSTEGFLGYVQKADAKSWDPPGAATETAAYGVGAFLQAGRQIALLTPGCHP from the coding sequence ATGCGCATTCGACGATTCGGCTCCGTCACCTCGTGGATCGCCGCCGCGGCTATCTCCGCGGGGACCGCATTCCACACAGCACCGGCCCACGCCGCACCGGAGGCCGAGCCCACCGTGCAGGCCGCCTGTCCGGTGACCGACGCTATGATTCGGGCGGCCAACTACTGGGTCGCCCACGGGACCGATCTGGCCTCCACCAGCTGGCAAAATGGCAGCTTCTACACGGGCAACCTCGCGGTGGTCCTGGCGACCGGACAATCGAACCATCGCACCTACCCGTGGGCCAAGGCGAACAACTACGCGCTCGATGTCGATCCGAACCGTCCGTTTTCACCGGACGGGCAGGCTGTGGGCGAGGCGTATCTGGACCTTCACGTGCACTTCCATCCGGAACCCGAAAACCTCGTTCCGCTTCGCCAGCAGATCCTCGATGAGGTGGCCAGCGTGCAACGCGGGCACGTCGGTTATTGGAATTACGCCGAGGCGCTCAACCGATCCATGCCGTCGTTTGCGCGGCTCGGCGTGATGGACGGAAACACGGCGGTCCTCGAGGCGATGCACGAACTCTTTCACCATGCCGAACGCGTCACCGGTGGCGGGCTTTTCAACGAGCTCGCGGGCTTGTGGCGCCACGATGCGTTCACGCCCGTCTTCGGATCGCGCGCCAACGGCGAGGCCTTCGCGGGCTTGGCGAAGGTACTCGAGGCGCTCCCCACCACCGACGCGCACCGCGCGGAGTACTTGCGCGTCTTCAAACGCATGGCCGTCACCATCAAATGGACGCAACGCCCCGACGGCTTCTGGAACGTGGACCTTTTGAACCCGTGGAAACACGCAGGCCCCGAGAGCGGCGGCACCGCGCTGCTCGCCTACGGCGTAGCGTGGGGCGTCAACCACGGCGTCCTCGATCCCGCCGAGTACACATCCGTGGCAACGAAAGCGTGGCAGGCGCTCCAAACCAAAGCGCTGAGCACGGAAGGCTTCCTCGGCTACGTGCAAAAGGCCGACGCGAAGTCATGGGATCCACCCGGCGCAGCAACCGAAACCGCAGCCTACGGCGTGGGAGCCTTCCTACAAGCAGGCCGCCAAATCGCCCTCCTCACCCCCGGCTGCCACCCTTAG